The genomic segment ACAGTTTTGCCGTGGGACTATAACCTGGCATGGGGAGGATTTCAAAGTGGAAATGCTTCTTCTGTAATTAATTTCCCAATAGACACCCCTGTAAGTGGTGTGGAAATGAGTTCGCGCCCTTTGATCAACCAGTTGCTTACTAATCCGGAGTATCGGGAAAAATATCATACTTATCTGCAGGAATTAATGACTAACTATTTTGCAGACGGAAAATGGGAAGCAAAGATTGAACAGCTGGATGCGCTTATTTCTGATTATGTTCAAAACGATCAGACAGCTTTTTGCACTTTTGAAGAATACAAAACAGCTGTTGAAACATTTAAAACTCTTGGTAATTTGCGCTATCAAAGCATACAAGGGCAGCTTAATGGTAGCATCCCGTCTACAACCGAGGAGCAAAGTGCAAATCCCGAAAAACTTATTTCAGCTGGAGACTTGCGACTTTCTTCGCTGGGCAGTATGATGGGTGGCGGTCCCGGTGAAAGAAGAGTACGCTCAAATAGTAAAAGCAATTCCACAGAAAGTGAAGTATTTAATCCTATGCAGGTGGGAAATATGCCTGATCCTGAAATCATGACTCAGGTAATGCAGATTATGGAGGAAGCAGGTGGAACGCAATTGCCTTTACCTTTTAGAGATCAAAGATCGCAAGATATAAATACTACTCAAAGCTTACTGATTTATTTAGGTCTATTTGCATTTCTTTTGCTTTCGACATTCCTGGTAGCAAAAAAGAAAAGAACTTATTAAAAGTGTTTTTAAAGGCTTAAATTCAGCTAGTTTGCATCTTAACTTTGATTACGGTAAAATATTTACACAGTTTTCTATAATTGATCTGTGGCAGTTTCGTATTTGCTACGCCTGCCACAGACAATTATTTTTAAACAGGAGGGTTGTCATGGCAAAAATACTGATTTGTGATGATGAAGAAGGGTTAAGAGCAGTTATAAAACGATATGCTTTGTTTGAAGGGCATGAAGTTTTCGAAGCCTGCAATGGAATGGAAGCAGTGGAGTTATGCAAAAAACAAACTTTTGATATTATTATAATGGATGTAATGATGCCGGAGCTTGATGGTTTTTCAGCGGTGAAGGAAATCCGCAAAACCTCAGATACTCCGGTTATTATGCTTTCTGCCCGCGGTGAGGAATATGATAAGATTTTAGGTTTTGAAGTGGGTGTGGATGACTATGTGGTAAAACCTTTTTCTTCAAAAGAGATTATGCTTAGAGTCAATGCTATATTAAGACGTGTAAAAATATCCCAGATTCCAAAAGAACAGGATGGTCATATCATTTTTGAAAAAG from the Defluviitalea raffinosedens genome contains:
- a CDS encoding response regulator transcription factor; translated protein: MAKILICDDEEGLRAVIKRYALFEGHEVFEACNGMEAVELCKKQTFDIIIMDVMMPELDGFSAVKEIRKTSDTPVIMLSARGEEYDKILGFEVGVDDYVVKPFSSKEIMLRVNAILRRVKISQIPKEQDGHIIFEKDGFLADLTAYKVFIDGEQVDMAPKEYDLLFFLIRNKNIAVPREKILTEVWGHDYFGDDRTLDTHMKLLRKHLGQYAGFITTIRGLGYRFDG